In Dasypus novemcinctus isolate mDasNov1 chromosome 23, mDasNov1.1.hap2, whole genome shotgun sequence, the following proteins share a genomic window:
- the DEXI gene encoding dexamethasone-induced protein has product MPGARVAAHLDALGPLAPSVPPPLLPSMFYVGLFFVNVLILYYAFLMEYIVLNVGLVFLPEDMDQALVDLGVLSDPGSGPYDADSELDVFDGYLE; this is encoded by the coding sequence ATGCCCGGCGCCCGGGTCGCGGCCCACCTGGACGCGCTGGGCCCCCTGGCCCCCTCCGTGCCGCCTCCGCTGCTGCCCTCTATGTTCTACGTGGGCCTGTTCTTCGTCAATGTGCTGATCCTGTACTACGCCTTCCTCATGGAGTACATCGTCCTCAACGTGGGCCTCGTCTTCCTGCCCGAAGACATGGACCAGGCTCTCGTGGACCTCGGCGTGCTTTCCGACCCCGGCTCGGGCCCCTACGACGCCGACTCGGAGCTGGATGTCTTCGATGGGTACTTGGAGTAG